The Calypte anna isolate BGI_N300 chromosome 1, bCalAnn1_v1.p, whole genome shotgun sequence region CTATTTTAAACCCACTCAAGCGATCAGTTGACTCACTGGGTACCAAATGTGTCAATAAGCACAACAGAAATTCATTTAAGGTCTTTAACTTTGCTTTGTGGCAATATCTTCCATGGTCTGTGGAGAATGGATGGGGAAGTGGGGAAAATTCTAAATTGGGTAAAGATAGATGGTACGTAACTCTAAGTTTTCCCCAaagtttctaaaatatttttccttttttctaagTTTTAATCAGATTTAAAGCCTGACagagttttatttctaaaaatgccTACCCAACATTTTTAAGCCAGCTGGTATTACTAAGGAATACTGAAGGACTTTAGATCCCTTCTGTATCATGGGTGGAAGACATGGAAGGTCATCTATCTACAATTGATACAAGATTCTGGAAATTCCAATACAAAATGTGATCTTGGTAAAACACTTTTAAACAATTCCAAAGGCTTTTTTAGTAATTAAACTTATGGACCACTgaaaatcttcattttattGTTTAGATTAAAGAGTAGGCCAAAATGAAATGTGGTATCATCAGTGATGCTGGAAAGACTCTTGAAGCAGTGATTTTAGGATGTGGATGTGGAGATTTAGGATGTGTAAGACCCCCAGTACAGACccctgaggtttgttttttcacttaCTTTTGTTGCAGTGTCTCCCATGCCAGCCTTCTTTGCACTGGCATTTATTGGGCTCAGCACAGGTACCATACAGGCCACAGCTGGGTTCACAGACAGCTGTAAGGAAGCAAGCACATACACCTGACATCTTGACACTCCTTCCAGGGCCAGAGTTGAATATTTGctttccctgctcttcctcAAGGTAAGTTGGTGCTGGTGTGTTCTGGAACCCTCACAGTAAATCTGTGACTTTGCAGTGAGTGGAGGCAGAGCCCCAAAacatttcacacacacacactccctccccccccctagTTCCCTTGCAGTGCCTGGCTCAGTCTCTCACAGGAGCAACAGATggaacagcagagctgagcacgCACAAGAACCACTGGGAGAAGAAGGATAGCATCCTCCATCTGACACTGTGCTTCTGTGGGATTTTAACACTGCAATGTGCTGATGCTTTACTAAGCATTTGTCTATCACTAAAGTGCTGTTACTGAGCTGGCACACTGCTGTTCTGTAGAAACTCAGAGTATACAAGAGAAAGTAGAGaggcttttgaaaaaaaaaaaaccaaaacaaacatttctgttttcataattCCATTAAGTCTGGCATCTACTGTATGTCCAGGGTCTAAAATTAACATGCAATACTGTGACAACAATTACTTAGGGCTGACTTTATGTAAAAAAGGTATTGTACAGCCTGCTTGATGCTCCTACAAAGCCTGATGGAGTGACTTTGATACTTACGCTTTGAACACAGGTCTCCCTGGTAGCCTTTGGAGCACTTGCATTTATTCCTACCAGTACATTTGCCTCCGTTCCGACAGGGCTGATGGCACTTGCCTagaaatcaaaaccacaaaaacaacagTCTTAATCCCCTGCACCTACTGGGGACAAGAGTCTGAGAAGCCTGCAAAAAACTCATCGGATGCTGGTGTAGGTGTGCACTATAGATACAGCAGAAAAACTCTGCTGCAAGTCTGTGCTTCCATTTTATATGAATTCTTCCACGTTGAAAACTGATAATAATTTagcacagccacagcctgcATGTCCGTGCAGCTTTTACCCAAACTTGTGTCCCAcatcaggctctgcagagcccaggggcacaagcagaagaaaacctgGTAGCATCCAAGAGAGGTTTTTAAGGACTGTCAGGAACAGAGAGGAAAGGCAGCTGCTTGCAGACAATAAACAGGCTGGCTGAGGCTGTCAGCTTGTGGAGCACCATGGTGCTGTGGATGGTGCAGTGAGGGCTGTTCCACCCCACAGCTCAGACACTAAAGGCACATTAACAAAGCTTACCCTGCTTTCCTGATTGTGAAGAAGAGAGCATAACAGTAATTAGAGCTGGCAGACATTTTTCAAGGCTTTTAGCCCGGAAATTACTTTCCCTCACATTGAGACTTGGCCAGAAGAAGAGGCTGGGACTGAGAGTGCTGCCACAGGAAGGTTTGCTTGGCTCTGACTTGGATGAGAGGGAGGAGGTCCATGCTGATGGAGGAGATCCATACTCATGTTCCTGCTGAGCCTGACTCACACCAAGGGCCTTCCTCAAATTTAAGGCCAAGTCTCCCACCACCAGACTGCCAATTTGCATTATTAAGCTAATTATATCTTCACTCATCTCAAGGAAGGGCAAGCAAAGGACATGGGTGAGGACACCTTAGGCTGAAGGTTTGCTGCCACGTCCCTGGGCACTCTCAGGACATCAGGAACTGCTACCTCAGCCTCTTATCTCCTCTATGACTGTACATTCCACTTCATCTTTTCTCACTGTCATATGAAAcctattttcatcttttctaaTCCTACATTTTCTAGAttcttcagaaaacaggaaaaaaagaaaaaaataaaaagcccttCCTAGATTTAGCACTAATACTTACCAGCTagtgaggaaacaaaaaactggAATCTGGGACAGCAAactgcttcctttcctttcctttttaaaaaaaaaggatgtaaaCAGAAACCTGCACATGCTAATTAAAGCATCAACACTGGCTTGCTGTGCTGACAACCTCAGCAAATGCCCTCATCTCCTGACCTCAGCCTGCCCTCTTGTGAGCTCAGCAGCCCAGGTAGTGCCTGCCCAGTTCTCAACCCCAGCAGACTTCTGCCATACATTTGTTCCTAAGGtgcataattattttcataGCCCTGAAAGAAGCTTCATAACCAGTCAACCAAACAAACTGTGCCAAGGAGAGGTTCTACAAAAGCATGATTTCCCCACAGGAGCCTCTGGAGAGGGAATCTTTAGGTATTCAAACCTGCAAGCATTTGGATCCCAACTTATTAATGACCCAAAGGAGCAATGCCATGGAAATCCAGGAATTATCCTAGTTCTTGAAGTCAATCTGGATGAGATGGTTCAAGAGGCATGATAGCAACTTCTATAGAGTTGCATTAGGCAACCATTTGGCTCAGGACAGTTCAATTAACTTTGGCCTAAAGATATTTTCACAAAATGAGGGAAAGAGCAGTAACCCTCCCTGTTATTTactgagaagcaggaaaagcaacaaaacacttGGTGACAAATAGAGAAGgaatccaaaataaaataaaactctctGGCTCAAACTAAGTGACTAATTAGAGACAATGCAAAACTATAGCTGCAAAAAATCTGGAAGACTGTGAATGCTTGTTAGTGTTGTAGAATGGGTACGTTTCCCAGGAGTCTTAGAGAGTGATTCAACTACTAGACAAGCACTCAAAATctctaaaaaacattttaaaaaatacaaaataaaacctttgcAGTTTTCAGAAGGTGGCTTTCCCTTTGTTATTTCCAGACCCCCATGACTGAGTGCAGCTGGCCATAGATCTAAGAAAAGATAATGAGTTGTGTTTCTCATCTGATGTTTCTAAGCCTTGTCTGGCTCTTCTTGCAGACTTCCACTGTTGTGCTGCCACTGGTGCAGTGAccagaggtggcagcagctcttAGAATTGTCATCCCAGCTTTGAAAAAGCTTTGCCAAGTGCATAGCTTCCTTGTCCTCATCGGCGTGATCCCTGTTCAGCTCTTAGCatatcctgatttttttccttgcttttgtaAAGAAACTAGTTGACTGccaatattttaattcttttgatTTGAGTTGTACAGGTAACCCTTTCCAAGATGCCAAAATCAATTGCACCTATCCCCAGGAACAGTAAAAAACCATGAGCTAAAGAGCCCCTGGGTCAGTCCAGTGAAGCAGAACACCTTTAGTTATAGGTGCTGCATTATCATTTCCAAGAATtgtcctcaaaaaaaccccaccatggACATAAAATACATGCTTCCCAAGCTTTGAACTAAACCTTATTCATCTGAGAAGTATCAACAAAGCTTATTGCGTGGGGattgaagaaagaaatgaggtTCTGTCAGAGTGTCAAATTGGAACTTGATGTAAACAAAGATAAATTCAGTGGAAACCCACACTGTTGTTCTTGCTGACATCTGATCTGAATTTATATCAAAATATAATCTTTATTAGTTAtataaaaagtgttttattttttctgtttggctcAAGTATAGATTAGGTAAAAAGGACTTGCAAAATAATACATAATGCATAGGTGAAACATTTGCATACATCTGCTGTTTAACTACATGTAAACACTGTGCAAAAtgatctgttttttctttgcacagTAATTAATTTATTGTCTCATATTGGCACTGGAGCTTATTTCCATCTGCTCCTGAAGTATTTGATGATACCTATTTCATAACTGCAGCAAGAGCCTGTCTCTATTGATGCATATTAAGAAATCAGCTCTTACATATCCCAAGCTAATTGCTGCTCCCTGTGCTCCTGTGAAGGCACTGGGAAATGTCAGTGGGATTACTTACAGCAGGAGAAGCTCCTCACACACTGTACAGTTCAAGCCCAGAAAGAATGACCTGTGTGTATGCTCTCTAAACCAAAATGCTCATACTCTGTTCAAGTGTGGGGAACTATAGAATCAATCCACTTTAACAGAGCTGTGAGAAAACTCTTCTTTTAGTGAGATCAAATACTTGACAGCTGACCTCCCAGGTCTGTTCCAGCCTGGTCATATCTCCACACCCAGCTTTACATAGCACACGTAGATCAACCACgagctaaaatattttgaaatgctttgatGCTAAACTTCTGAAAATAGCAAGTCTTTTAATGTTCGTGACATGGATTTTCAAGTTGCCATGTGAATGCAACTTAATACCTTCTGTGAAAGCTCTCAGCCCTTATGGTTCAGCCCTCCCTTTACCCCAAACCCTTCCACCCCCAGCTTATAGTTGCCCTTTCAGAGGTGCAAGCTCAAAGCTGATCTGCTGTGCCCAAGTGTGAATTGCTGTAACTTTTGAAAACAGCTGCTCCAGGGGGACTTGGCACTGCTGCACATCTGCCTGCCACAGAGCATCCCCTCCATACTTACGGCTTGAGGGTTGTTACCAAGACCAGTTACTTGTTACCAAGACCAGTTACTTGTACAAACACAAGGTAAGGGATGAGATGGTCTAGCAAAGTGTCAAATTTATCAGTAAGAAACACATTTGGAGGCACGTGGCATCTGACTCTCTGTGGGTCCCAACCTGTCATATGAAGGCCCAGCAGAGGCAGGTTGCACATCACTGCTCAGACACCAACACCAGAAGCAGCTGGTGGAAGTGAAAGCAAACCAAGATGCTACTCACTAATTTCACATTGGTCTCCTTCATAGCCTGACGGACAGATGCATTTTCCCAGGTAGAAACATGTTCCTCCATTGAAACAGGTTGTTGTACAGTTTGCTGAAACAAATAGAAGAGGAATAAATTAACTCACTAACATGAACTTGGTCTGACTTGGCCTTAATGTTTACTTCTGCTCATCATAAATAAACACTGAGTaggttttaaaaagctgcaatAACACCTTTTCATCTGGTTTACAAAGGAAGATTGAAATGTGGTTTTTCCTACATAATGCtttacacagacacacacacaagtcAGTATAGAAAGAGAGGAGTGAACAATACAGCAGtgagatccctgaggagaggtTGCTTTACATCTGTATCAATCCTCACACGTAAAGCTTCTTGAAGGATGAAGTCATTACTGCTATTGAAACTGCCACTGCCTGATAAAGGAGCACAGCCTGGGACTGGAGTTGCTTCTAGAACAGGACACTTTACTACAGTTCTCAATTAATGCCTTGGGAGATTTGAGGTTTAACTAGAAGTAAATCTTTATAAGTTTTTGCTGTGTCGTGACATAGATGTAAATGCTGTGTCTCACCTACCTAATTACTTACATTGTATTAGATGTGACTTTTCACCAAACAACTGGGATTCATACTAATTTTAAAGTTCTATACCCTTAAGGACATTGGGAGCACTTGACCACAATGCagtttggaaatatttttaaaatatagtaaAGGTCTCATCAAGGACTAGGTACAAGTCCAAAGAGTTTTGAGCACAACAGTTTGTTTATGTATACCTAAAGGCATAGGAACGTTCCCATCAGTTTGCTGGAAAGTCCACAAGGACCTTTTGCATTTATTCACTGCTTCACATAGTCCTGCAACAATAAATGTGATGTTCTGTCATCatctctgccatgggcaggtcAGCTatatttctgcaggaaaatacTTGGGTTTTAAAATGTGGTAGTTTGGACTGGTTCAAATTACTGTTCTGAACAACTGATTGTTCCTTTTATTGTTTCTGAGCCTCAATGCAGCAACAAAAATTAATAcacccctcttttttttttcatgtgtccAGATGCAGCAAAATAATGTACTATTTAGTAAAGCTAATATTGCTCCAAGAAACCAGAGTTCAAACAGCAATCATTCTTCTTCCTAGGCCAGAAATAGAAGTGAATTCTGTGGTAGGTCTCACAGCTTCCAATGGATCAACTAAAGAAATTATCTAAACTATCCTTCACTGGGTTAGTGTATCTGGATACCTGCCATCCAGCTGTGAAAGCACTTTCAGCAGCAGCTAGGTTGGGCTATAGCATCTATTTGAAGAATagcttttaaaacttgtttCATCACTTGCTTGACTTTCCAAAATCCACTCCTAGAGGGAAACTAACACAGGGGAATAATGAGAGGCTGATGGATCCAGAGCCCAGGGGGTTTTAGCTGGCAGTTACCTTTGTCGCAGTTGATGCCGTAGAAGCCCGGGGGGCAGATGCAGAGCCCGGGTGTGATGCAGAGCCCACCATTCATGCAGCGAGGAGCACAcagtgctgaggagcaggaaaaacagaaaaaaaccccatcactGGTGTGATAGCAACTGGCTAGTTCAACACACAGCACCTCATCTCCGTAAgtgatttttccttctgctgaatATAACAAATTACCTTCGCAAAGCACCTTTGTAGGTGGATTAAACCAATTACATCTCTGGCTTGTACCTGGCAATTTGTATACAGTGTTACTAAAAAAGTAGAAGACAAAGTTAAGTTCAAATGTGTTTCCATATGCAAGCAGAAATTGCCTCTTATACAGTTTAATTCCAAAGTGGGGACAGCAAAGTGCTCACTTCCACCccttgaatatttccatttctccCAGACCATCCCTCTCTAGAAGAGGACCTTGGTGCTGCAGCTGGTGCCTATGCTCTGTAGGCAGGAATGACTCTTTAGGGCTGCACTCAGAGATGCCAGAAACTCAGTGGTATTCCCAGGCAGGCTTTACAATGAACactcccttctccctctgcatGCCCAAGCATGGGCACCCATACCTAATTTAGGCTAAGGGAGGCTGCTGCATGGCCAGACTGTCCTGTATGTTCCCCCTGAACTGTCTCCAGAGCCCCTGTTCTCTCTCAGGACTTTTCTACAGCTCTGCCTCTAGAGAGGATGTTTCTGGCATGTCTTTGTCCCTGGCTGACCAGCAAACCCTCTTGACCCTCCTGAGCATAgccctggggagagcagcagccacaggcTCCTCCTGACAGGGAGTTTGGAGGttgcttttgctgtgtttttttgtttgtttgtttttttgtgggtttttcttttttcttttttctttttttttttttttttgaggttaaGAGTTTATTAAACACATGAATGACTGCAAACTGAATTGTGCCATTTGGCCCTCAGGCCAGAGAACATCCCTGATCCCTTGTACTAAATATTTTAGATATAGCCAGAGCAGCTGGGGCTCAGTGAAGTATGGCATTGGAATAGGATGTCCATGGGGATGGTTTTTGCTCCATCTTATGTCACCCCAGGGAGGGTCTGCCACAGGGAGTGATGAAGGAAGAGGTAGGATGAAGGGTTAGTTTCATCACCTAATCACTCATTTTTTTGGTCTCTCACTCCTGGAAATGTCATTTGGGGCTACTAGTCActtatggaaaggaaaaggagactctttccttcatcttccCATCTTCATTGTCAGCCTGCCTCTAAATCAGATCTTATCTCCAAGTctccaaataaacaaacacagcaTAACACAAgtcctttgctttgttttccatctaGTCCTCATTGGCAGAAGAATTTTATTTGATCTTTTCACCAGATGGATTCCTTATGATCAAGGATCACTTAACTATTGTGTTAGTTTTTGTTAAAAGCAATCTCGTAGAGTGAAAACATCTTCCTTGCAATCTATTAATGTTTACATGAATGATAACAATAATTCTCATACAAGTATGGACTCAAAATGAGAACAGGCCATTCTTATTTTTAGGAGAGGTAACAGTGCAATTTTTTTGAGATTGTGGTAAAGAAGACAGttgagaggatttttttttaaattacctttcTCACAGTGAGGCCCATAAAATCCATCTGGACATTCACAGACACGTCTTTCATTGCAAAAGCCTCCATTTCTGCATCCTCCTGGACACTCCGCTTCAGAAAACATAACAACAGTCAGATGTTATATACTTCAGCTCTTGGTAAGGATCACTATATTCTTGTGACACAACAATCACAAAATACTTGCTGACAGGCAAATGCTGACAGAAATGGAAGTTCAGCTAAGACCTCCTCGAgagaaaatagtttcttttgTGTTAGTCTACAAATAGAGGTTCCCTCAAACAGCACGATGTGCTTGTTGACAGATGGTGAATTTCCATTGCTCTGCTGTTCTGCAAGCACAGGAGCCACGTGGATGCTCTGCCCATTGCAGCACTTTCTCCTGTGTAAAATCAAGGGGCAGCCAAGGCAGGACTTGCACTGCTGGTTAGACCTGCCCTAAGTACACAGGACCAGTTTCAATTTCTTTAGCTATAATCAGACTGCACTGCCACTCGCTTTGCACTGATTGCTACATCTGTTAGTACTGAGGTGACAAAGTGATGAAATCTGTGCTCAAATCAAAGACTCAGATTCAAGGCTAGATGAAAGGTCAGAATGGAAGATGAAAGCACTCCTGCACAGTGGTTCTATATCATCATCCAACTCATTCACATGTCAGCTATAGATCAAACACTGGTTGAAGCATTTGACAGCACTGGCTGCATTATGAAAGAATGAGAAATTCCTCTGGGTAGCACCAGCATCctcaaaacacacacaagtGGCAAAACAAATTGAACCTTATGAAAACACGTCTGCTGAGCAGAAAAGCAAGTGCTCAAAAATACCTGCCTACATCTctcacagagaagaaagcatGCAGGAGAGTCTGCCTACTCCCATTGGAAAAAGCGAGCATCACCTGTCATCAGGGCTAGAGGGCAGCTTGGGCAGAGCAGGCATGACTTGCTCACCTTGATGCTCTGCTGGGAGACACTCCAAGTGACAATGTTCAAAACCACTGAGGTAGACCAATATGTCTCAACCCAAAAGTCATCTATTAGACAGCAGTTGGCTGTCATGTTGGTatcagttctttttctttttttctcccttagtTTAACAGTACTGTAAACATATGTGACCAAACCCACGTGCCAACAACACCCTTACCTCTTCATCGCTTCATCAGGAACTGCTGGCACCTGCCATCTCTATGCTGTAAAGACATCATGGATCTATACCAATTCCCAACTGAGCAATACCTGAGTTcaaactgaagaaattttaGCCCTTAAGTTTCCCTTGCTTAAAGTGACAAGGAGCAGCaagatgtttttaaattcaGGAGGAGGGTCTGCCTGAGATATTTTTGCAGCCTACAGAGATTCTTTAAACTGTAACTCCTATTGAGACAGAGAAAAACACAATcctggacttaaaaaaaaaataaattaattattctcCCTTCTTCCAACATTTGATTCAGCTGATATATCTGTTGCTGAGGCTCATACACaaataaacttttgtttttGAAGTTAGCTAACAGCTGATTAGAGACATGGGAAATAATTACTGCTATAACTATGAGCAGTATTCTCTGCACACATCAAATGGCTCTTGCTCAAGAtcaagcaaaatgaaagaaaatctaaTGTCCTGGTCAGGTGGCTGTTTACAGTGTACAACTGccaaagaaacaggaaagagagTGTAGGGaaggtaaaattttaaaatgctcttcTATCCAAGGCCATAGatacaggaaggaaaaagtgaGGCTTTGAAAGGAAAGCTACAGCAGTAGCAATAGTAGCAatggatttttcattttcttgtgttCCAACATTGTACTCCAGggctctttttttaaaagtttctctCTTTGTAACCAAAGGCAGAGCTGCTACTCATTACAGAAAATCCATGCTTAAATACATAccatttcaaacagaaaaataggaaaacaattttttttgtgtgtggccACCTATTAGCTCCAAGAAAGCCTCTCCTCTCCCACAAAACTCCTCCCTTGCTCCCCTCACTTTCTCTGGCATGGGCTCTGCTGGGTGGCCAAGAATGACTGAAAACAGCAACTGGGGTCCCAGCAAGAGGAACTGGAGCTCCTCACCACAAACAGCATCTTTCAGAGGAAGGAAACTCACCCATACTCTAACACCAAGCAGTAAGGACATTCTCACCCTTACCCACATCTGCCCCAAAACACTGTGGGTTCCACCTCACCAGAGAGAGAGCAGGAGTGGGAGTTACCCCAGTTCATACTAAAAAAGATGAGGTGAAAAAACTCCTCTGCCCATCTCTAGAATTTGGGAAATTGTTCCCACCTCTTTTTAAGATGGCTTTGGGAACAAAAGACCAGGACAACAATCACCTCCAGCTCTCCTGAGAGGCCATATGATGCGATACTGCTAACTTGTTAAGTATTACACCTCATATCAAAATAATGATAACAATAACAGAAATTATAACTTGGATGAGTGCTATTACTAAACCGAGTTTGGAGCTCTAAGTTacatttttccaaaatacagaCCTGTAACTCTTCTTTCCCTATTAGACTACCCCAAACCTATTTCTGGAGTTTATTAAGTTCAATTGCATCTTTGAACTGAAcggaaaataaaaagacattttgtgtTGTATTTACATCAGCCACCCAACTTTGTACATGAGATCTGATTGGTTAAGCCTCCATTTTGCTTCCTGTGTCTCTGCCCacttcttcttcccctcctccacTCACCCTGGGCTAATTGGCAGCAGGGAGGCTTCAAAGGAGCCAGGCAGCTTTGCTATTTAGGTGTAGTGAGGTTTCAAAGAATaaacagctcctgctcctgctgctcactCTTTGAAGTCACACTGCAGCAAATTAGCTCAGAAATAAGAATGCAGAGAAGAAAGCGTGGGACTGGGAACAAAGATTTAACAGAATAAGAATAAAAGTATCTCTCTGTACATCAGCTCTGTGGTGGGACAACCTGATACAGTTGCACATTACACGGGATAACTGTCTTATCTTAGATACTGATTTTTCAATTCCACAGCCTCAGTTTAAAGTGATAATTATAGTTGTTTGTAGGGTATCAAATGAGTCCACTTATTACACAGAGTTTATAGGATCATAGATCTATAGGTTCACAGATTGGTGCACTCTCTAAGTGCAGGCTGCAGTAACTTCATGCTGCCCTTCTTTTACCAGTGCATCCTCTGTGTCTTTATGACTTGATGACTTCCAGTACCTTACCTATATCCAAGGAGCTGCCATCTGAgctccagagaagggaaagccacattttgcagaaatttcTGATTTAGGATTTTTACATTGAGGCTGGATGTGCAAGTTTGTATCTAAGAAACTTCTGAACCAAAGCACCAAACAGTATGAATTGAAGTCAGTGTCCCCACTACAGATCCCCATGCTCTTCTCCAAATTATGTGCTGTTTCTGGAAACCTTACCCTCAGCTTGGTTTCACAGGGCTAGATCTCCTCCAAGCACTTCAAATCACGTTCAAAGTATCTTATATGATACATTTTTCTATCAGTGTCCTTGATATGATGACCAGTAAAGAGGAGCATAAATACCTCCAACCCAGTCTGCTAAGGGAGATGGAGCCTAAAGTAAAAGGTTTAGTAGTGTAGTAATGTAGTAATGTAGTAAATGAGTAGCAAACCTGCAGGGATAGGACAGCCTGATATTCACCACCATTGCTACTCACTGTGTGACTACTTTATTTCCACCTTTTATAGCTCTTATCCTAAATGAAACACAAGGCAGTCAGGTAACCTGGTCTAGCAGTATTCCAACATGTTCCCTTCAGTGTTACCTTGCTGACAGGTTTTAAAGAAGATGGCATTCTGTGGGGTCTGGAGAATAATATTGCCTTCTGAATTCATGATGATCACATTCACTTCAAATGCAGCAACCCCATCTTGTTTTCCAAGGCAAGGAAATCCAACTTGAACGACTTAAA contains the following coding sequences:
- the WIF1 gene encoding wnt inhibitory factor 1; protein product: MAPAGRLCAALLCGALSLCSLRAAPRQPDTLYLWIDAQQARVLIGFEEDILIVSEGKMAPFTHDFRKAQQRMPAIPVSIHAMNFTWQATGRAEYFYEFLSLRSLDKGIMADPTINIPMLGTVPHKASVVQVGFPCLGKQDGVAAFEVNVIIMNSEGNIILQTPQNAIFFKTCQQAECPGGCRNGGFCNERRVCECPDGFYGPHCEKALCAPRCMNGGLCITPGLCICPPGFYGINCDKANCTTTCFNGGTCFYLGKCICPSGYEGDQCEISKCHQPCRNGGKCTGRNKCKCSKGYQGDLCSKPVCEPSCGLYGTCAEPNKCQCKEGWHGRHCNKRYGASSLSALRPAGSKQRQHTPSPKKTEERHVPPESNYIW